In Rattus norvegicus strain BN/NHsdMcwi chromosome 1, GRCr8, whole genome shotgun sequence, a genomic segment contains:
- the Tbpl1 gene encoding TATA box-binding protein-like 1 isoform X6 — protein METGERTRFIFILVLQLLLRVRRNQQQRCRRVLYDRPVFPRTRCHLNLRKIALEGANVIYKRDVGKVLMKLRKPRITATIWSSGKIICTGATSEEEAKFGARRLARSLQKLGFQVIFTDFKVVNVLAVCNMPFEIRLPEFTKNNRPHASYEPELHPAVCYRIKSLRATLQIFSTGSITVTGPNVKAVATAVEQIYPFVFESRKEIL, from the exons ATGGAGACTGGGGAGCGAACCCGTTTCATCTTCATCCTTGTCCTCCAGCTTCTTCTCCGCGTCCGACGCAACCAGCAGCAGCGCTGCCGCCGCGTCCTTTACGACCGCCCCGTCTTCCCACG AACAAGATGCCATTTGAACTTAAGGAAGATTGCTTTGGAGGGAGCAAATGTAATTTATAAGCGTGATGTTGGG aaagtaTTAATGAAGCTTAGAAAACCTAGAATTACAGCTACAATTTGGTCCTCAGGAAAAATTATTTGCACTGGAGCAACGAG TGAAGAAGAAGCTAAATTTGGTGCCAGACGTTTAGCCCGTAGTCTGCAGAAACTAGGTTTTCAG GTAATTTTTACAGATTTTAAGGTTGTGAATGTTTTGGCAGTCTGTAACATGCCCTTTGAAATCCGTTTgccagaattcacaaagaacaacaGACCTCATGCCAG CTATGAACCTGAACTTCATCCTGCTGTGTGCTATCGGATAAAGTCTCTAAGAGCTACGTTACAGATATTTTCAACAGGAAGTATCACGGTGACAG GGCCCAATGTAAAGGCTGTGGCCACAGCCGTGGAGCAGATCTACCCATTCGTGTTTGAAAGCAGGAAGGAGATTTTGTAA
- the Tbpl1 gene encoding TATA box-binding protein-like 1, whose protein sequence is MDADSDVALDILITNVVCVFRTRCHLNLRKIALEGANVIYKRDVGKVLMKLRKPRITATIWSSGKIICTGATSEEEAKFGARRLARSLQKLGFQVIFTDFKVVNVLAVCNMPFEIRLPEFTKNNRPHASYEPELHPAVCYRIKSLRATLQIFSTGSITVTGPNVKAVATAVEQIYPFVFESRKEIL, encoded by the exons ATGGATGCAGACAGTGATGTTGCATTGGACATTTTAATTACAAATGTAGTCTGTGTTTTTAGAACAAGATGCCATTTGAACTTAAGGAAGATTGCTTTGGAGGGAGCAAATGTAATTTATAAGCGTGATGTTGGG aaagtaTTAATGAAGCTTAGAAAACCTAGAATTACAGCTACAATTTGGTCCTCAGGAAAAATTATTTGCACTGGAGCAACGAG TGAAGAAGAAGCTAAATTTGGTGCCAGACGTTTAGCCCGTAGTCTGCAGAAACTAGGTTTTCAG GTAATTTTTACAGATTTTAAGGTTGTGAATGTTTTGGCAGTCTGTAACATGCCCTTTGAAATCCGTTTgccagaattcacaaagaacaacaGACCTCATGCCAG CTATGAACCTGAACTTCATCCTGCTGTGTGCTATCGGATAAAGTCTCTAAGAGCTACGTTACAGATATTTTCAACAGGAAGTATCACGGTGACAG GGCCCAATGTAAAGGCTGTGGCCACAGCCGTGGAGCAGATCTACCCATTCGTGTTTGAAAGCAGGAAGGAGATTTTGTAA
- the Tbpl1 gene encoding TATA box-binding protein-like 1 isoform X5 — MSLAPQEARPTPSRGLTRPARCGRSNRRVCVASVRPASLLPPRRALAETRCHLNLRKIALEGANVIYKRDVGKVLMKLRKPRITATIWSSGKIICTGATSEEEAKFGARRLARSLQKLGFQVIFTDFKVVNVLAVCNMPFEIRLPEFTKNNRPHASYEPELHPAVCYRIKSLRATLQIFSTGSITVTGPNVKAVATAVEQIYPFVFESRKEIL, encoded by the exons ATGAGTCTCGCTCCGCAGGAAGCACGGCCCACGCCGTCCCGAGGGCTCACTCGGCCCGCACGGTGCGGCCGTTCAAACCGGCGAGTGTGCGTCGCCAGCGTCCGGCCAGCCTCACTGCTCCCGCCACGCCGGGCCCTCGCTGA AACAAGATGCCATTTGAACTTAAGGAAGATTGCTTTGGAGGGAGCAAATGTAATTTATAAGCGTGATGTTGGG aaagtaTTAATGAAGCTTAGAAAACCTAGAATTACAGCTACAATTTGGTCCTCAGGAAAAATTATTTGCACTGGAGCAACGAG TGAAGAAGAAGCTAAATTTGGTGCCAGACGTTTAGCCCGTAGTCTGCAGAAACTAGGTTTTCAG GTAATTTTTACAGATTTTAAGGTTGTGAATGTTTTGGCAGTCTGTAACATGCCCTTTGAAATCCGTTTgccagaattcacaaagaacaacaGACCTCATGCCAG CTATGAACCTGAACTTCATCCTGCTGTGTGCTATCGGATAAAGTCTCTAAGAGCTACGTTACAGATATTTTCAACAGGAAGTATCACGGTGACAG GGCCCAATGTAAAGGCTGTGGCCACAGCCGTGGAGCAGATCTACCCATTCGTGTTTGAAAGCAGGAAGGAGATTTTGTAA
- the Tbpl1 gene encoding TATA box-binding protein-like 1 isoform X3: MDADSDVALDILITNVVCVFRTRCHLNLRKIALEGANVIYKRDVGKVLMKLRKPRITATIWSSGKIICTGATSEEEAKFGARRLARSLQKLGFQVIFTDFKVVNVLAVCNMPFEIRLPEFTKNNRPHASYEPELHPAVCYRIKSLRATLQIFSTGSITVTGNLDLMHTCSELHHSLLMDAALSCVGSRSSSSGVLHAHMAVSAAHGLSVLRTQLYLQTFE; the protein is encoded by the exons ATGGATGCAGACAGTGATGTTGCATTGGACATTTTAATTACAAATGTAGTCTGTGTTTTTAGAACAAGATGCCATTTGAACTTAAGGAAGATTGCTTTGGAGGGAGCAAATGTAATTTATAAGCGTGATGTTGGG aaagtaTTAATGAAGCTTAGAAAACCTAGAATTACAGCTACAATTTGGTCCTCAGGAAAAATTATTTGCACTGGAGCAACGAG TGAAGAAGAAGCTAAATTTGGTGCCAGACGTTTAGCCCGTAGTCTGCAGAAACTAGGTTTTCAG GTAATTTTTACAGATTTTAAGGTTGTGAATGTTTTGGCAGTCTGTAACATGCCCTTTGAAATCCGTTTgccagaattcacaaagaacaacaGACCTCATGCCAG CTATGAACCTGAACTTCATCCTGCTGTGTGCTATCGGATAAAGTCTCTAAGAGCTACGTTACAGATATTTTCAACAGGAAGTATCACGGTGACAGGTAACCTGGACTTGATGCACACCTGTTCCGAACTGCATCACTCGCTTCTCATGGATGCCGCGCTGTCTTGTGTGGGCTCACGGTCATCCTCATCAGGTGTTCTTCATGCTCACATGGCTGTGTCTGCCGCACATGGTCTCAGTGTACTTAGGACACAACTGTACTTGCAGACATTTGAATAG
- the Tbpl1 gene encoding TATA box-binding protein-like 1 isoform X9, with translation MSLAPQEARPTPSRGLTRPARCGRSNRRVCVASVRPASLLPPRRALADFFSASDATSSSAAAASFTTAPSSHDRRQVVGVLFIYRRPEMIDPKAGVKDVGEPPNVGTEN, from the exons ATGAGTCTCGCTCCGCAGGAAGCACGGCCCACGCCGTCCCGAGGGCTCACTCGGCCCGCACGGTGCGGCCGTTCAAACCGGCGAGTGTGCGTCGCCAGCGTCCGGCCAGCCTCACTGCTCCCGCCACGCCGGGCCCTCGCTGA CTTCTTCTCCGCGTCCGACGCAACCAGCAGCAGCGCTGCCGCCGCGTCCTTTACGACCGCCCCGTCTTCCCACG ACAGAAGACAAGTTGTTGGAGTTCTTTTCATCTATCGT aggccagagatgaTTGACCCCAAGGCTGGAGTTAAGGATGTTGGTGAGCCTCCtaatgtgggtactgagaactga
- the Tbpl1 gene encoding TATA box-binding protein-like 1 isoform X1: MSLAPQEARPTPSRGLTRPARCGRSNRRVCVASVRPASLLPPRRALAETRCHLNLRKIALEGANVIYKRDVGKVLMKLRKPRITATIWSSGKIICTGATSEEEAKFGARRLARSLQKLGFQVIFTDFKVVNVLAVCNMPFEIRLPEFTKNNRPHASYEPELHPAVCYRIKSLRATLQIFSTGSITVTGNLDLMHTCSELHHSLLMDAALSCVGSRSSSSGPNVKAVATAVEQIYPFVFESRKEIL; this comes from the exons ATGAGTCTCGCTCCGCAGGAAGCACGGCCCACGCCGTCCCGAGGGCTCACTCGGCCCGCACGGTGCGGCCGTTCAAACCGGCGAGTGTGCGTCGCCAGCGTCCGGCCAGCCTCACTGCTCCCGCCACGCCGGGCCCTCGCTGA AACAAGATGCCATTTGAACTTAAGGAAGATTGCTTTGGAGGGAGCAAATGTAATTTATAAGCGTGATGTTGGG aaagtaTTAATGAAGCTTAGAAAACCTAGAATTACAGCTACAATTTGGTCCTCAGGAAAAATTATTTGCACTGGAGCAACGAG TGAAGAAGAAGCTAAATTTGGTGCCAGACGTTTAGCCCGTAGTCTGCAGAAACTAGGTTTTCAG GTAATTTTTACAGATTTTAAGGTTGTGAATGTTTTGGCAGTCTGTAACATGCCCTTTGAAATCCGTTTgccagaattcacaaagaacaacaGACCTCATGCCAG CTATGAACCTGAACTTCATCCTGCTGTGTGCTATCGGATAAAGTCTCTAAGAGCTACGTTACAGATATTTTCAACAGGAAGTATCACGGTGACAGGTAACCTGGACTTGATGCACACCTGTTCCGAACTGCATCACTCGCTTCTCATGGATGCCGCGCTGTCTTGTGTGGGCTCACGGTCATCCTCATCAG GGCCCAATGTAAAGGCTGTGGCCACAGCCGTGGAGCAGATCTACCCATTCGTGTTTGAAAGCAGGAAGGAGATTTTGTAA
- the Tbpl1 gene encoding TATA box-binding protein-like 1 isoform X8 produces the protein MKLRKPRITATIWSSGKIICTGATSEEEAKFGARRLARSLQKLGFQVIFTDFKVVNVLAVCNMPFEIRLPEFTKNNRPHASYEPELHPAVCYRIKSLRATLQIFSTGSITVTGNLDLMHTCSELHHSLLMDAALSCVGSRSSSSGPNVKAVATAVEQIYPFVFESRKEIL, from the exons ATGAAGCTTAGAAAACCTAGAATTACAGCTACAATTTGGTCCTCAGGAAAAATTATTTGCACTGGAGCAACGAG TGAAGAAGAAGCTAAATTTGGTGCCAGACGTTTAGCCCGTAGTCTGCAGAAACTAGGTTTTCAG GTAATTTTTACAGATTTTAAGGTTGTGAATGTTTTGGCAGTCTGTAACATGCCCTTTGAAATCCGTTTgccagaattcacaaagaacaacaGACCTCATGCCAG CTATGAACCTGAACTTCATCCTGCTGTGTGCTATCGGATAAAGTCTCTAAGAGCTACGTTACAGATATTTTCAACAGGAAGTATCACGGTGACAGGTAACCTGGACTTGATGCACACCTGTTCCGAACTGCATCACTCGCTTCTCATGGATGCCGCGCTGTCTTGTGTGGGCTCACGGTCATCCTCATCAG GGCCCAATGTAAAGGCTGTGGCCACAGCCGTGGAGCAGATCTACCCATTCGTGTTTGAAAGCAGGAAGGAGATTTTGTAA
- the Tbpl1 gene encoding TATA box-binding protein-like 1 isoform X2 has translation METGERTRFIFILVLQLLLRVRRNQQQRCRRVLYDRPVFPRTRCHLNLRKIALEGANVIYKRDVGKVLMKLRKPRITATIWSSGKIICTGATSEEEAKFGARRLARSLQKLGFQVIFTDFKVVNVLAVCNMPFEIRLPEFTKNNRPHASYEPELHPAVCYRIKSLRATLQIFSTGSITVTGNLDLMHTCSELHHSLLMDAALSCVGSRSSSSGPNVKAVATAVEQIYPFVFESRKEIL, from the exons ATGGAGACTGGGGAGCGAACCCGTTTCATCTTCATCCTTGTCCTCCAGCTTCTTCTCCGCGTCCGACGCAACCAGCAGCAGCGCTGCCGCCGCGTCCTTTACGACCGCCCCGTCTTCCCACG AACAAGATGCCATTTGAACTTAAGGAAGATTGCTTTGGAGGGAGCAAATGTAATTTATAAGCGTGATGTTGGG aaagtaTTAATGAAGCTTAGAAAACCTAGAATTACAGCTACAATTTGGTCCTCAGGAAAAATTATTTGCACTGGAGCAACGAG TGAAGAAGAAGCTAAATTTGGTGCCAGACGTTTAGCCCGTAGTCTGCAGAAACTAGGTTTTCAG GTAATTTTTACAGATTTTAAGGTTGTGAATGTTTTGGCAGTCTGTAACATGCCCTTTGAAATCCGTTTgccagaattcacaaagaacaacaGACCTCATGCCAG CTATGAACCTGAACTTCATCCTGCTGTGTGCTATCGGATAAAGTCTCTAAGAGCTACGTTACAGATATTTTCAACAGGAAGTATCACGGTGACAGGTAACCTGGACTTGATGCACACCTGTTCCGAACTGCATCACTCGCTTCTCATGGATGCCGCGCTGTCTTGTGTGGGCTCACGGTCATCCTCATCAG GGCCCAATGTAAAGGCTGTGGCCACAGCCGTGGAGCAGATCTACCCATTCGTGTTTGAAAGCAGGAAGGAGATTTTGTAA
- the Tbpl1 gene encoding TATA box-binding protein-like 1 isoform X4, whose product MDADSDVALDILITNVVCVFRTRCHLNLRKIALEGANVIYKRDVGKVLMKLRKPRITATIWSSGKIICTGATSEEEAKFGARRLARSLQKLGFQVIFTDFKVVNVLAVCNMPFEIRLPEFTKNNRPHASYEPELHPAVCYRIKSLRATLQIFSTGSITVTGNLDLMHTCSELHHSLLMDAALSCVGSRSSSSGPNVKAVATAVEQIYPFVFESRKEIL is encoded by the exons ATGGATGCAGACAGTGATGTTGCATTGGACATTTTAATTACAAATGTAGTCTGTGTTTTTAGAACAAGATGCCATTTGAACTTAAGGAAGATTGCTTTGGAGGGAGCAAATGTAATTTATAAGCGTGATGTTGGG aaagtaTTAATGAAGCTTAGAAAACCTAGAATTACAGCTACAATTTGGTCCTCAGGAAAAATTATTTGCACTGGAGCAACGAG TGAAGAAGAAGCTAAATTTGGTGCCAGACGTTTAGCCCGTAGTCTGCAGAAACTAGGTTTTCAG GTAATTTTTACAGATTTTAAGGTTGTGAATGTTTTGGCAGTCTGTAACATGCCCTTTGAAATCCGTTTgccagaattcacaaagaacaacaGACCTCATGCCAG CTATGAACCTGAACTTCATCCTGCTGTGTGCTATCGGATAAAGTCTCTAAGAGCTACGTTACAGATATTTTCAACAGGAAGTATCACGGTGACAGGTAACCTGGACTTGATGCACACCTGTTCCGAACTGCATCACTCGCTTCTCATGGATGCCGCGCTGTCTTGTGTGGGCTCACGGTCATCCTCATCAG GGCCCAATGTAAAGGCTGTGGCCACAGCCGTGGAGCAGATCTACCCATTCGTGTTTGAAAGCAGGAAGGAGATTTTGTAA